Below is a genomic region from Medicago truncatula cultivar Jemalong A17 chromosome 3, MtrunA17r5.0-ANR, whole genome shotgun sequence.
TTATGgcaacaatttaatttaatttatttatttttattaaattataatagtcgtattatatatgtatatataggtATGGGCTCTAGAGCATGTACTAGGATACGAACGAAGTTATCATGATTCTCCATTGACGTTTCCATGATTTATGAAGGCACGTGGTGTTAGTTTGGTTGGCAAAAATATATCACACTTGCTTGATAATTATTTGGTAAGgttgaataaatattattatttatatttatctataTGAATTTTGTATATAGGGTTTAAGCGGTGTCAATAgttcattaatatttatattgtatcAACCTTGACAGGTTATTGAAGAGTTAAGTGCAACTAAAGAAGAGGTTGCAAATGAAGTTGTGAGGGAGGCGTTAGATCGAGCGCCAAGTGGATATATTAAATGGAGACCAGATCCTATTATCAGTCAGTTAATTGTTAACAATCGCCTGTTGGGGGAAGCAAACAAAGGACTTTCCGCAAGGATATCTCTTCTTGAATCGGAAACTAGAGAGATGAAGAAGTTATACGGTAGTGCACAATCCAGTTATGTGGACGAAGGTGTCTTCAATGATGAAGGTGTCCACGAGGACGTCTCCATGGATGAGATTGAAAGAGTTATTGAAAGGGAGGTGGCAAATGTATCATATGATGTAGCACATCATGCATCAAATCTCTTAACTATAATTAAGGACAAGCCAAGAAACCGTGTAAAAAGTGGGGTTCTGCTTTACCCATGGGTGAAGGATGGACGCATAAAGAAGAAGATTTAAATTAGTGTAGTGTTTTGATATGATTGCAATGTAGATGtttttttatgctattttttatttagtaggACAATGTCGCACCTATAATATTAATGGAAACACCGTATGTTGTTAGTTATTAACAT
It encodes:
- the LOC11414852 gene encoding uncharacterized protein, translating into MKARGVSLVGKNISHLLDNYLVIEELSATKEEVANEVVREALDRAPSGYIKWRPDPIISQLIVNNRLLGEANKGLSARISLLESETREMKKLYGSAQSSYVDEGVFNDEGVHEDVSMDEIERVIEREVANVSYDVAHHASNLLTIIKDKPRNRVKSGVLLYPWVKDGRIKKKI